CTGTCAAACTCTGTGCATGGCTTGTTACAGAGCGTCTGTTATGATCTTTGCCACTGAACGTTTCAAACCAACAGGAGTGTCGCCATGCGCGAACAGGATTACGCAGTTCACAACAGCGTGCAGGCTGAGCAGCTAGAGGTTAGCCGCGTCCTGCGCAACACTTACGGTCTACTGGCGCTTACCCTTGCATTCAGCGGTGTGATGGCGTTCGTGGCGCAGCAGATGCGTGTCGGCTACCCGAACATTTTCGTAGTGCTGATCGGTTTCTACGGGCTGTTCTTCCTCACCAACAAACTCCGTGATTCTGCGTGGGGCCTGGTGTCCGCCTTTGCGCTGACCGGTTTCATGGGTTTCCTGCTCGGCCCGATCCTCAACCGTTACCTGGGCATGCAGGGCGGCGCTGAAGTGGTCAGTTCGGCATTCGCGATGACCGCGCTGGTGTTCGGTGGTCTCTCGGCCTACGTGCTGATCACCCGCAAGGACATGAGCTTCCTCGGTGGTTTCATCACCGCCGGTTTCTTCGTGTTGCTGGGTGCAACGCTGGCGAGCATGTTCTTCCAGATCAGCGGCCTGCAACTGGCGATCAGCGCCGGTTTCGTGCTGTTCTCGTCGGTGTGCATTCTGTTCCAGACCAGCGCGATCATCCACGGTGGCGAGCGCAACTACATCATGGCAACCATCAGCCTGTATGTATCGATCTACAACCTGTTCATCAGCTTGTTGCAGATCTTCGGCATCATGAGCCGCGACGACTGATCGCTGTTTGTGAATCAACAAAAAACCCGCTTCGGCGGGTTTTTTGTTGCCCGTGCGAAAGCGTAGTGGCCTT
The Pseudomonas fluorescens genome window above contains:
- a CDS encoding Bax inhibitor-1/YccA family protein; translation: MREQDYAVHNSVQAEQLEVSRVLRNTYGLLALTLAFSGVMAFVAQQMRVGYPNIFVVLIGFYGLFFLTNKLRDSAWGLVSAFALTGFMGFLLGPILNRYLGMQGGAEVVSSAFAMTALVFGGLSAYVLITRKDMSFLGGFITAGFFVLLGATLASMFFQISGLQLAISAGFVLFSSVCILFQTSAIIHGGERNYIMATISLYVSIYNLFISLLQIFGIMSRDD